Proteins encoded by one window of Xyrauchen texanus isolate HMW12.3.18 chromosome 24, RBS_HiC_50CHRs, whole genome shotgun sequence:
- the LOC127618158 gene encoding interleukin-22 receptor subunit alpha-2-like, which yields MSGLSGPLVLVCWITILCWADCSPSQQDDMAPLKVEFHSLDFRNILHWKHPHMSANGLKYFVQYKVYGDKEWTNCEHCQGTRMLQCDLSEVTSDPREWYYAKVRSHSPKGPSLWVISPRFHPQWDTSFSPPRIRPRVTGQVISVQIRPPRSPLLGQNGNRIRVTKLQKLIFRIYLMHNDVEEEVLETDSCSKELVIQGLRPKTTYCLHAVSVIPLTGRKSLRSSSTCIRTH from the exons ATGTCTGGCCTAAGTGGACCTCTTGTACTTGTTTGTTGGATCACCATTCTCTGTTGGGCAGATT GTAGCCCCTCTCAGCAGGATGATATGGCACCTCTTAAAGTTGAATTCCATTCCTTGGACTTCAGAAATATCTTACACTGGAAACACCCACATATGTCTGCCAACGGCCTGAAATATTTTGTTCAGTATAAAGT ATATGGAGACAAGGAATGGACTAATTGTGAACACTGTCAAGGCACCAGAATGCTCCAGTGTGACCTGAGTGAGGTGACATCAGATCCCAGAGAATGGTATTACGCCAAGGTCCGTTCCCACTCCCCTAAAGGCCCCTCATTGTGGGTCATCAGCCCCAGATTTCACCCTCAGTGGGATA CCAGCTTCAGCCCACCCCGGATAAGGCCGAGAGTGACAGGACAAGTCATTTCGGTTCAGATCCGACCTCCAAGATCTCCACTGCTAGGACAGAATGGCAATAGGATACGAGTGACAAAACTGCAGAAACTAATATTCAGGATATACCTAATGCACAATGATGTAGAAGAG GAAGTCCTCGAAACTGACAGTTGCTCAAAGGAGCTTGTGATCCAGGGGCTGCGTCCCAAAACCACCTACTGCCTCCATGCTGTGTCTGTGATTCCTCTCACAGGCCGCAAGAGCTTACGGAGTTCCAGCACCTGTATCAGAACTCACTGA